One Thioalkalivibrio sp. ALJ12 genomic window carries:
- the glnD gene encoding [protein-PII] uridylyltransferase — protein MSTLPAGGTPSEADAPAFSPDWGEDYQRLSRNPGNIALFRDRRHAILEQQYQGFRDGMPIEDLILGHARRIDEMLKLIWAQQGLADDDRLCLVAVGGYGRGELHPASDIDLQIVIDGTADREVFDRISAFVTFLWDIGIEVGHSVRSIEDCTREARDDITVATNLIESRYLSGNLSLFNDFRSAIDSDRIWDSRSFYAAKLAEQQARHRRFGETGYRLEPNVKEGPGGLRDIQMIGWVTKRHYGAERIEELVSLGFLREGELHEMLEGQSFLWRVRFALHMLAGRREDRLLFDLQRQLANTFGFVDQNHNRAVEQFMQRYFRTISDLERLNELLLQHFNEAILDDPEALQDPVRIHQRFQVRGGYLEVAHDQVFMIYPPALLEVFRLLQEHPEIQGIRASTIRLIRAHRHLIDGHFRRNPVCRTLFMDILRAPRGITSQLRRMNRYGVLGNYLPAFGRIIGRMQYDLFHAYTVDEHTLNVVRNARRLALPEFAHEQPLAHRIYTELERPERLVLGALFHDIAKGRGGDHSELGAHDALHFCQQHGLSDEDAGLVAWLVRSHLLMSLTAQRKDISDPDVVLAFTREVRTRERLDFLYLLTIADIRGTNPELWNSWKDSLLQTLYHATRNLLERGLDAAPNMDTQIRETRGEALQLLQGRGFGAHDAEALWDELDDEYFLRHSADEVAWHGQALLPLKADELPLILVRPKTSRGSTEIFVYAEDHPYLFARITSALTQLGLDIVDARIITTAGGRTLDTFMVLESGGGQTVDAGYRSDEIRQYLANELTRTDGEKSPVSRQLPRRLKHFDVDTRIEFEPASGGQATRMRLRALDRPGLLSTIGHILAEHAIDVRTARIATAGEQVEDSFLLECNAGGPLTEDQQDRLRDALLERI, from the coding sequence ATGAGCACCCTGCCCGCCGGCGGCACGCCCAGCGAGGCCGACGCGCCCGCGTTCTCGCCCGACTGGGGCGAGGACTACCAGCGTCTGAGCCGCAATCCCGGGAATATCGCCCTGTTCCGCGACCGTCGGCATGCGATCCTCGAACAGCAATACCAGGGCTTTCGCGACGGCATGCCGATCGAGGACCTGATCCTCGGTCACGCCCGGCGCATCGACGAAATGCTCAAGCTGATCTGGGCCCAGCAGGGCCTGGCCGACGACGACCGCCTGTGCCTGGTCGCGGTGGGCGGCTACGGACGCGGCGAGCTGCACCCGGCCTCCGACATCGACCTCCAGATCGTGATCGATGGCACGGCGGACCGAGAGGTGTTCGACCGGATCAGCGCGTTCGTCACCTTCCTCTGGGATATCGGGATCGAGGTCGGGCACAGCGTGCGCAGCATCGAGGACTGCACCCGCGAGGCCCGCGACGACATCACGGTCGCGACGAACCTGATCGAGTCGCGCTATTTGAGTGGCAATTTAAGTCTTTTCAACGATTTTCGATCCGCGATCGACTCCGATCGCATCTGGGACTCGCGTAGCTTCTACGCGGCCAAGCTCGCGGAACAACAGGCCCGGCACCGCCGCTTCGGCGAGACCGGCTACCGCCTGGAACCCAACGTGAAGGAAGGCCCCGGCGGGCTGCGCGACATCCAGATGATCGGCTGGGTGACCAAGCGCCACTACGGCGCGGAACGTATCGAGGAGCTGGTCTCGCTGGGCTTCCTTCGCGAGGGCGAGCTTCACGAGATGCTGGAGGGCCAGAGCTTTCTCTGGCGCGTGCGCTTCGCCCTGCACATGCTCGCCGGGCGCCGCGAGGATCGGTTGCTGTTCGACCTCCAGCGCCAGCTGGCCAACACATTCGGCTTCGTGGACCAGAACCACAATCGCGCGGTCGAGCAGTTCATGCAGCGCTATTTCCGCACGATCAGCGATCTGGAGCGGCTCAACGAACTCCTGCTGCAGCACTTCAACGAGGCCATCCTCGACGACCCGGAGGCCCTGCAGGATCCAGTGCGCATCCATCAGCGCTTCCAGGTTCGCGGCGGTTATCTGGAAGTGGCACACGACCAGGTCTTCATGATCTACCCGCCGGCCCTGCTGGAGGTCTTTCGCCTGTTGCAGGAGCACCCGGAGATCCAGGGCATCCGCGCCTCGACCATCCGCCTGATCCGCGCCCACCGCCATCTGATCGACGGCCACTTCCGCCGCAACCCCGTCTGCCGCACCCTGTTCATGGACATCCTGCGCGCGCCCCGCGGCATTACCAGCCAGCTGCGCCGCATGAACCGCTACGGCGTGCTGGGCAACTACCTGCCGGCCTTCGGGCGCATCATCGGGCGCATGCAGTACGACCTGTTCCATGCCTACACGGTCGACGAGCACACCCTCAACGTCGTGCGCAACGCGCGCCGGCTGGCCCTGCCCGAATTCGCCCACGAACAGCCGCTCGCTCACCGCATCTACACCGAGCTGGAACGTCCGGAACGGCTCGTACTGGGGGCCCTGTTCCATGACATCGCCAAGGGTCGCGGCGGCGACCACTCGGAGCTGGGCGCCCACGATGCCCTGCACTTCTGCCAGCAGCACGGCCTGTCGGACGAAGACGCCGGCCTGGTGGCCTGGCTGGTGCGCTCCCACCTGCTGATGTCGCTGACCGCCCAGCGCAAGGACATCTCCGATCCCGATGTCGTGCTGGCCTTCACCCGCGAGGTGCGCACCCGCGAACGCCTCGACTTCCTGTACCTGCTGACCATCGCCGATATCCGCGGCACCAACCCGGAGCTATGGAACAGCTGGAAGGACTCGCTGCTGCAGACGCTCTATCACGCCACGCGCAACCTCCTCGAACGCGGGCTCGACGCGGCCCCGAATATGGACACACAGATCCGCGAGACCCGCGGCGAGGCCCTGCAATTGCTCCAGGGGCGCGGCTTTGGGGCCCACGACGCCGAGGCCCTGTGGGACGAACTCGACGACGAGTACTTCCTGCGCCACTCCGCCGACGAGGTCGCCTGGCACGGACAGGCCCTGCTGCCACTGAAGGCTGACGAACTGCCGCTGATTCTCGTGAGGCCCAAGACCTCGCGTGGCAGCACCGAGATCTTCGTCTATGCGGAAGACCACCCCTACCTGTTCGCCCGCATCACCAGCGCGTTGACCCAGCTGGGTCTCGACATCGTCGATGCCCGCATCATCACCACCGCGGGGGGACGTACGCTGGACACCTTCATGGTGCTGGAGAGCGGCGGCGGCCAGACTGTGGATGCCGGCTACCGCAGCGACGAGATTCGCCAGTACCTTGCCAACGAACTCACCCGCACCGATGGCGAAAAGTCCCCGGTAAGCCGCCAGTTACCACGCCGCCTGAAGCACTTCGATGTCGATACGCGAATCGAATTCGAACCCGCCTCCGGTGGGCAGGCGACACGCATGCGGCTGCGCGCGCTCGACCGCCCCGGACTCCTGTCGACCATCGGCCACATCCTGGCTGAGCACGCCATCGACGTACGCACGGCCCGAATCGCCACAGCCGGCGAGCAGGTGGAAGACAGCTTTCTGCTGGAATGCAACGCCGGCGGCCCCCTCACGGAAGACCAGCAGGACCGCCTGCGCGATGCCCTGTTGGAACGCATCTAA
- the map gene encoding type I methionyl aminopeptidase — translation MSVTIKTPEEIEHMRVAGRLAAEVLEMIEPHVQAGVTTGELDRICHDYIVKTQDAIPAPLNYRGFPKSICTSVNHQVCHGIPGDRKLKNGDILNIDITVIKNGFHGDTSRMFVIGKPSIQAQRVIDVARTSMYLGIQQVRPGATLGDIGHAIQQYAEGQRCSVVREFCGHGIGRGFHEDPQVLHYGKPGTGLKLEEGMCFTIEPMINAGRRHTRILADGWTAVTKDHSPSAQWEHTLLVTADGYEILTLRKDETPPQELAA, via the coding sequence ATGTCCGTAACCATCAAGACCCCCGAAGAGATCGAACACATGCGCGTCGCCGGCCGCCTGGCCGCCGAGGTCCTGGAGATGATCGAGCCGCATGTGCAGGCCGGGGTCACCACCGGCGAGCTGGACCGCATCTGCCACGACTACATCGTGAAGACCCAGGACGCGATCCCCGCGCCGCTCAACTACCGCGGCTTCCCCAAGTCGATCTGCACCTCGGTCAACCATCAGGTGTGTCACGGCATCCCGGGCGATCGCAAGCTGAAGAACGGCGACATCCTCAATATCGACATCACCGTGATCAAGAACGGCTTTCACGGCGACACCAGCCGCATGTTCGTGATCGGCAAGCCCAGCATCCAGGCCCAGCGCGTGATCGACGTCGCGCGCACCAGCATGTATCTCGGCATCCAGCAGGTACGCCCCGGCGCGACCCTCGGCGACATCGGGCACGCGATTCAGCAGTACGCCGAGGGTCAGCGCTGCTCGGTGGTGCGCGAATTCTGCGGCCACGGCATCGGGCGGGGCTTCCACGAAGACCCGCAGGTGCTCCACTACGGCAAGCCGGGTACCGGCCTCAAGCTCGAGGAAGGCATGTGCTTCACCATCGAGCCGATGATCAATGCCGGGCGCCGGCATACCCGGATCCTCGCCGACGGCTGGACCGCCGTCACCAAGGACCACAGTCCGTCCGCACAGTGGGAGCACACCCTGCTGGTCACGGCCGACGGCTACGAGATCCTGACCCTGCGCAAGGACGAGACACCGCCCCAGGAACTCGCGGCCTGA